The following coding sequences lie in one Mesorhizobium sp. DCY119 genomic window:
- a CDS encoding TetR family transcriptional regulator C-terminal domain-containing protein, translating into MNTPGRRKFRREGEERRRQDLIEATLDCVAERGLQGATVRAIALRAGVTGGLIRHYFPGKEELLQAAYATIVGRMTEQAKAALSLEGAGPRRRLAAFVEANLAPPVVDARVFSLWAGFIGRAVSDPALSIAHREGYLGFRDEVEALVAEVLKAAGRNADARALRRHAIAINGIIDGLWIEGCLAADMFENRELAEIGITTVEALLGLDLRGGEAA; encoded by the coding sequence ATGAATACGCCCGGGCGTCGCAAGTTTCGCCGCGAGGGCGAAGAGCGGCGGCGCCAGGATTTGATCGAGGCGACGCTGGATTGCGTTGCCGAGCGCGGGCTGCAAGGCGCTACGGTACGCGCCATCGCCCTGCGCGCCGGCGTGACCGGCGGGCTTATCCGCCACTATTTCCCCGGCAAGGAAGAGCTGCTGCAGGCTGCCTATGCGACCATTGTCGGGCGCATGACCGAGCAGGCCAAGGCAGCGCTGAGCCTTGAAGGCGCGGGGCCGAGGCGCCGGCTTGCCGCCTTTGTCGAGGCCAATCTGGCTCCGCCGGTGGTCGATGCGCGGGTCTTTTCGCTCTGGGCCGGATTCATTGGCCGGGCCGTCTCCGATCCGGCGCTTTCGATAGCCCATCGCGAAGGCTATCTTGGCTTTCGCGACGAGGTGGAGGCGCTGGTGGCGGAAGTTCTCAAGGCCGCGGGGCGGAATGCCGATGCCCGCGCGTTGCGGCGTCACGCCATCGCCATCAACGGCATCATCGACGGCTTGTGGATCGAGGGCTGCCTGGCGGCCGATATGTTCGAGAACCGCGAACTGGCCGAAATCGGCATCACGACGGTCGAGGCGCTGCTCGGCCTGGATCTACGCGGAGGGGAAGCGGCATGA
- a CDS encoding arginine deiminase family protein, whose product MNAFGSQSMAAPLRRVLMRSAANAMRGAERAAWHYGPGFDPAKAAVQHAALADLVAASGAAVEWIEDRDDGLSDSVFTHDPSLMSDHGAIILSMGKALRNAEPALHEQTYTRLGIPILGRIEAPGQVEGGDCVWVDARTLAVGRGVRTNQSGIQQLANMLSPHGIEVYGYDLPLWHGEEACLHLMSVISPLADDLALVYAPLLPAAFYQLLKARGITLVHGDADEFHASNGLSLNVLPTSPREVIAVAGFPKTKAAMEAAGCVVKTFEADALCIACEGGPTCLTRPILRQ is encoded by the coding sequence GTGAACGCTTTCGGCTCTCAGTCCATGGCGGCGCCGCTGCGGCGCGTGTTGATGCGCTCGGCTGCCAATGCAATGCGTGGCGCAGAGCGCGCCGCCTGGCATTACGGCCCGGGTTTTGATCCCGCGAAGGCTGCGGTCCAGCATGCCGCCCTTGCCGATCTGGTGGCGGCCTCGGGTGCTGCCGTCGAATGGATCGAGGACCGCGACGACGGCCTGTCGGACTCGGTATTCACCCACGACCCGTCGCTGATGAGTGACCATGGCGCGATCATCCTTTCCATGGGCAAGGCACTGCGCAACGCCGAGCCGGCGCTTCATGAGCAGACATACACCCGTCTCGGCATTCCGATTCTCGGGCGCATCGAGGCGCCGGGTCAGGTCGAGGGTGGCGATTGCGTCTGGGTCGACGCCAGGACGCTTGCCGTCGGCCGCGGCGTTCGCACCAACCAGTCCGGCATCCAGCAGCTTGCCAACATGCTGTCGCCGCACGGCATCGAGGTCTATGGCTACGACCTGCCGCTCTGGCACGGCGAGGAAGCCTGCCTGCATCTGATGTCGGTGATCAGCCCGCTGGCTGACGATCTGGCGCTGGTCTATGCACCGCTTCTGCCGGCGGCGTTCTATCAATTACTGAAGGCGCGCGGCATCACGCTCGTCCATGGCGATGCCGACGAGTTCCATGCCTCGAACGGGCTGAGCCTCAATGTGCTGCCGACCAGCCCGCGCGAGGTGATCGCGGTTGCTGGCTTCCCGAAGACCAAGGCTGCGATGGAAGCCGCCGGCTGCGTCGTGAAAACCTTCGAGGCCGATGCGCTGTGCATCGCCTGCGAGGGCGGGCCGACCTGCCTGACGCGCCCGATCCTGCGCCAATGA
- a CDS encoding 5-guanidino-2-oxopentanoate decarboxylase, whose product MTTVGEALISLLEAHGVDTVFGIPGVHTVELYRGLAGSSIRHITPRHEQGAGFMADGYARVTGRPGVAFVITGPGLTNTITAMGQARADSIPMLVISGVNATPTLGKGLGYLHEMPDQRGMMEKLALFSHRITDASELPDVLARAFELFATGRPGPVHIEIPTNVMALPAGSLSARLIGITAPRAEMSAMVEAARLAATAKRPLILAGGGAKMAGTSLLKLAKLLDAPVVTTANARGLLHKHPLGVPASPSLKAIRALMADADLVVAVGTEFGPTDYDMYGDGGFLLPANLVRIDIDEAQLGRRPATIDIRADSALALEALVGLIEADRRNDRDRASGAARATEARDAAWQEIGADMRGQVAVVETIRDALPGSIIVGDSTQPVYAANLYYDHDRPAGWFNAATGFGALGYGPPAAIGAALALPDVPVVCLSGDGGFQFTLSELGAALDANAAVIFVIWNNRGYREIETSMRDVGVEPVGVSPAPPDFCRLAEAYGIAAERLDTVSSLAPALQRAWATKKPYLIEITVS is encoded by the coding sequence ATGACCACCGTAGGCGAGGCACTGATTTCGCTGCTCGAGGCACATGGTGTCGACACGGTCTTCGGCATTCCGGGCGTCCACACGGTCGAGCTTTATCGCGGGCTTGCCGGCTCCAGCATCCGCCACATCACGCCGCGCCACGAGCAGGGCGCGGGCTTCATGGCCGATGGCTATGCCCGCGTCACCGGCAGGCCGGGCGTCGCCTTCGTCATCACCGGGCCGGGGCTGACCAACACCATCACCGCCATGGGGCAGGCGCGGGCAGATTCCATCCCCATGCTGGTCATCTCCGGGGTCAACGCAACGCCGACACTCGGCAAGGGCCTCGGCTATCTCCACGAAATGCCGGACCAGCGCGGCATGATGGAAAAACTGGCGCTGTTTTCGCACCGGATTACCGACGCGAGCGAATTGCCGGATGTTCTGGCGCGCGCCTTCGAACTGTTTGCGACCGGCCGCCCCGGCCCGGTTCACATCGAGATTCCAACCAATGTGATGGCGCTGCCCGCTGGCAGTCTTTCGGCCCGGCTCATCGGTATCACCGCGCCGCGCGCCGAGATGAGCGCCATGGTGGAAGCGGCCAGATTGGCCGCCACCGCGAAACGGCCGCTGATCCTCGCCGGTGGCGGTGCGAAGATGGCCGGAACGTCGCTCCTGAAACTGGCCAAACTGCTCGACGCGCCGGTCGTCACCACGGCCAATGCGCGCGGGCTGCTGCACAAGCATCCGCTCGGCGTGCCGGCCAGCCCGAGCCTGAAAGCCATCCGCGCGTTGATGGCGGATGCCGATCTCGTCGTCGCCGTCGGCACCGAATTCGGCCCGACCGACTACGACATGTATGGCGACGGCGGCTTTCTGCTCCCCGCCAATCTGGTGCGCATCGATATCGACGAAGCGCAGCTTGGCCGCCGGCCCGCAACGATCGATATCAGGGCCGACAGCGCCCTGGCGCTCGAAGCGCTAGTCGGCCTCATCGAGGCCGACAGACGCAACGACCGCGACAGGGCATCGGGCGCCGCCCGCGCCACCGAGGCGCGGGACGCCGCTTGGCAGGAGATCGGCGCGGATATGCGCGGGCAGGTCGCGGTGGTTGAAACCATTCGCGATGCGCTGCCCGGCTCGATCATCGTCGGCGATTCCACCCAGCCGGTCTACGCCGCCAATCTCTACTACGACCACGACCGCCCCGCCGGCTGGTTCAATGCGGCAACCGGCTTCGGCGCACTGGGCTATGGCCCGCCGGCGGCGATCGGTGCCGCACTTGCCCTGCCGGACGTGCCCGTCGTCTGCCTGTCAGGCGACGGCGGCTTCCAGTTCACGCTGTCGGAACTGGGCGCCGCACTCGATGCCAACGCGGCGGTGATCTTCGTCATCTGGAACAATCGCGGCTACCGCGAAATCGAAACCTCGATGCGCGATGTCGGCGTCGAGCCCGTCGGCGTGTCGCCGGCCCCACCGGATTTTTGTCGTCTTGCGGAAGCCTACGGCATCGCTGCCGAAAGGCTCGATACAGTATCGAGTCTCGCCCCGGCGTTGCAGAGGGCCTGGGCGACGAAAAAGCCCTATCTGATCGAGATCACAGTGTCCTGA